GTTTCGTCTTTCGCCGATGCACTGGGATCTTTGTGGACTGCCTTCCCATCGGCGCGGCCATGCGTCACCTTTTCTGGACTACGCCGGGCCTTCGCACCCTCTAGTGAAGTGCATAAAACACATCAGATCTCCATATTGAAGGGTCTCCCAGCTTATTCGTGAGATCATACCAGCCCTATCTGGAAAGAGTCCAGATCTGCTCGGATACTCCGTTAACAAGGCCAAGCACGCCATGAGCTTCTCGGCCATCCGGTGACGCACGGCAAAAATGACATGTGCGAGGTACATTGGAAGCAACGCATGAGGCTGAGCGGATACCATGGCTAGTCGGCCACAGGATCCAGGGGGGGTTCTATTTCCGGCCTCCGGCTACCTGTCAATGGCATATGAGGCTGGCACTCGCCTTGTAGACCAGGAGAAACATCCGATGTGCCTAGTGGAGCTGCACAATGTTGACATCCTGCGTGCGATGCGTCTTGAAGAAGATTCCTCTGGCTTGGAAGTAGTTTTCACGGTTCGCGTCACGAGCCAGTCCAAGGACATGATTACCGCTGAGGTAGCTTGGTACAGTGGCGATGTCGACTCCGTTCAGcccttatttattttaaatagaGGCTTCTAATTAGTTAAGCCAGTATTCCTATACTAcattaatattactttattgCTACATCCTTGGTGCCGAACTGGTGCCGTACAGgatagtatattattataaaagattgGTACTAATAATCTTTAGATTCTCTAGATTAAACCTGTAGAACCCACCCCAAGCCTGCTGCAGATTAGGttgatattttttatacCCAAATGGTTCTCTATAATCTCTATAAGACCACAGGTTCAAAACTGCACCTCACAGTTCTATTGGGTTCTGACAAAGCCTACACGGTATATTTAACAGCACAACCTGGCTATAGTGCTGAAGTTTCGCCAGATTTACTGAAGAACAAAGTAACTTGTTTGGATGCAGCATCCTATCATACTGTTACTATGTTCTCGATAGTACCCCTTGTACTTATAGGAACTAAGGTTAACCCTCCATAGGTACTGAAGGTGGACAATAAAATTCAACAATATCCGCGAAAACATCTGATAACCACATAGGGAAGCAAAAACACCCAGTAGACAAAGGAATAAAGGAGTGACAGCGTGATATAACAATATCAAAGCACGATGCAAACATAGATTCAATTTCAAGAAACTGGCTGCGCATCAGACTCAACAGCGCCACCTGGTTTATCCGACGTAGCTCTCCACATTATAGTGTAATTGCTATAGGTTGATAACTCGGAGTCATTCTCTGGATAATGGACTCTCCCCCTCATTGCAAAGATCTTGGTCTTGGGAAGGCGTGACATATCGATCATGGTTGATTGTGTGGCGCCGCCAGGCTCCTTTCAGGGACCGTGTGTATTAACCACCGAATATTGAGCAGAAGATACGCTATACTTGCTTACCTGAATTGCAATATTGGCTCGCCAGACCAAATGGGTCTCCAAGTAGGTCTCCACTTCATCTGGTTCCATAGTGTGTAGATCCGCTATACCGGGGTATTTAACGGAGCGCAGTATGGCTTCTGTAAGCGGTACCTGGGAGGTAGATAGGATACCCTCTGATCTCTGGTCGAGGCAATTCCCGCACCGTGTGGCGTTTGTGCTATCCTCCAGCTTACTGCTGAATGTGTACATACTGCCGACATAGCTGTCTGTGTGCGTGAATGAATCTCTGTCGGGTGGTGggtcgccgaggaagaagtggatgTAGTATGGTGCGCCGTCTAAAGCATAGCTGCCCAGTATAATCAGCTTACCTGcatgggatgatggaggaggaggattacCGGTCGTAGATGATATTTATCACGTAGTCATTCTCCTTTCCGATGATATCAGGGGAATTCATGATCTGTCTTTGGACAGTCCCGTACTTCTCATTGATTCTCCGTCTAATAAGCGAGAGGT
This genomic interval from Aspergillus puulaauensis MK2 DNA, chromosome 7, nearly complete sequence contains the following:
- the PKS19_2 gene encoding polyketide synthase 19 (COG:I;~EggNog:ENOG410PUMB;~InterPro:IPR020807,IPR042104), with translation MASRPQDPGGVLFPASGYLSMAYEAGTRLVDQEKHPMCLVELHNVDILRAMRLEEDSSGLEVVFTVRVTSQSKDMITAEVAWYSGDVDSIL